The segment GAACGCGTCCTCGTCCAGCGGGTCCTCCACGTACACGAGGTCGTACTCGTCGACGAGGCCGGCGACGTACTCGACTTGCTCCGCCGTCGAGCGCGTCTCGTCGCCGTACACGTACGCGTCCTCGTCCTCGTCGTACAGCTCCGCACCGGCGACGTCGAGCCCGAAACCGACCTCGAACCCGAACTCGTCTTCGACCGTACTCGTCGCTTCGTCGACGACCTCGAACGCCGCCGCGTCCTCGATGCTCGGCGCCCACGCGCCCTCGTCGCCCTTCCCGCACGCGACGCCGCGCTCGGCGAGCAAGTCGGCGACCTCGGCGTGGACCGCCGCGTTCGCGAACACCGCGTCCTGAACGCTCGGCGCACCCACGGGCGCAGCGAGGAACTCCTGGATGTCCGTCGCGTCGGCAGCGTGCTCGCCACCACCGACGACGTTCCCGAGCGGCGTCGGGAACGACGCACCACGGAACGCCCCACCGAGATGCTGGAACAGCGGCGCACCGAGCACGTCGGCACCCGCCTTCGCCGCCGCCATCGAGATGGCGACCGCGCTGTTCGCACCGATCTCGCCGAAGTCGTCGGTTCCGTCGGCCGCGTGCAACGCCGCGTCGACGTCGCGCTGATTGCCGGCGTACACCGACCGCTCGAGGCGCGGCACCGCGAGCTCGCGAGCCTTCGCGATCGCCTCCTGCGGCGGGAGCTCGACGGCCTCGTACTCGCCGGTCGACGCCCCACTCGGGGCCGCCGCCCGACCGAAACCACCGCTCTCCGTCAACACGTCCGCTTCGACCGTCCCGTTCCCGCGCGAATCGAGCACGCGCCGGAGTCGGACGTCCGTGATGCGCGTCATCTACTCGTCACCTCGACCCTTGCCCGTCTCCCGACGGACCGTGAACGGAAGCACGCCCGCGTCGTACTCCTCGGCCGCGATGAGGATCGGCTCCGTCTGCGCCGTCTCGATCAGCACGGGCGCACCGTACGACACCTGGAGCGCTCGCGCACCCAGGATTCGAGCCTTCTCGTACCGGTTGTAGCGTTGTTTCCCGGGCATCACTGGTAGGGGGAGACGATGTCCACGAGGTCCTTGTGCGACACGAGCATCCGCCGGCAGCAATACCGGTCGACGCCCAGTTCGTCGAGGACCTTCTCCGGGTCCTCGTCGCCCTCGCGAGACCGCGCCTTGAACTCCTCCCAGTGCTCACCCACGACGTTACCGCACGTGAAACACCGGACTGGTACCATCATGACTCGATCACCTTAGCGGTAGGACTTCTGGTAGCGTGCACGCGCACCCGGTCCGCCCCACTTCT is part of the Halorubellus sp. JP-L1 genome and harbors:
- the eno gene encoding phosphopyruvate hydratase, translated to MTRITDVRLRRVLDSRGNGTVEADVLTESGGFGRAAAPSGASTGEYEAVELPPQEAIAKARELAVPRLERSVYAGNQRDVDAALHAADGTDDFGEIGANSAVAISMAAAKAGADVLGAPLFQHLGGAFRGASFPTPLGNVVGGGEHAADATDIQEFLAAPVGAPSVQDAVFANAAVHAEVADLLAERGVACGKGDEGAWAPSIEDAAAFEVVDEATSTVEDEFGFEVGFGLDVAGAELYDEDEDAYVYGDETRSTAEQVEYVAGLVDEYDLVYVEDPLDEDAFDAFAELTERVGDRTLVCGDDLFVTNTERLSRGIDAEAGNSILVKPNQIGTLTDAFDAVELAVREGYAPVISHRSGETEDTTIAHLAVATDAPFIKTGAVGGERTAKLNELIRIADDAL
- a CDS encoding DNA-directed RNA polymerase subunit K, which encodes MPGKQRYNRYEKARILGARALQVSYGAPVLIETAQTEPILIAAEEYDAGVLPFTVRRETGKGRGDE
- a CDS encoding DNA-directed RNA polymerase subunit N, producing the protein MMVPVRCFTCGNVVGEHWEEFKARSREGDEDPEKVLDELGVDRYCCRRMLVSHKDLVDIVSPYQ